A single genomic interval of Daucus carota subsp. sativus chromosome 1, DH1 v3.0, whole genome shotgun sequence harbors:
- the LOC108216148 gene encoding pentatricopeptide repeat-containing protein At4g19220, mitochondrial-like isoform X2, protein MVQFREKLLKLNKTLFYTTRNKNFKHNRTFQFYSLINWRKQQHTYSLPPIGPTLSLANVFCVSLHSLACISNAHHVFDGMPDRRKLFEIRNYYDVLDFIKFSTTKLDVVAALAAHCLAVKAGVLAHLPSATSLLVKYSRGGCVGYSMTLFDEIMDKDVVVWNAMLTGAVENHFYVDSMKLFVQMIENNEFDSATLVIVVSVLCRSNKLSQGREVHGLSVKAGMMLDTYYCNALINMYAKCGDLRSSESLFANLECRDVVSWNSMISGCLNNDEPVWSLLYFKKMSCSGVLADNVSLSSAVAACTRLEEWDAGLVFHGLGVKLGFDGSAHISVSNSLIPFYSGCGEINAACNVFRRLICKDVVTWNAMIDGFASNGLILEAFDCLSEMQVTGHVRPDTVTILTILPLCAELNLSKEE, encoded by the exons ATGGTTCAATTTCGAGAAAAATTACTTAAACTTAATAAAACACTGTTTTATACAACTAGgaacaaaaatttcaaacaTAACCGTACCTTTCAATTTTACTCATTAATCAACTGGAGAAAGCAGCAGCATACATATTCATTACCACCCATCGGACCCACTTTGTCCTTAGCAAATGTGTTCTGTGTTTCTCTGCATTCACTTGCTTGCATATCCAATGCCCACCATGTGTTTGATGGAATGCCTGACAGAAGAAAACTTTTCGAAATTAGAAATTATTATGATGTTCTTGATTTCATTAAGTTTTCGACTACGAAGCTAGATGTTGTAGCTGCATTGGCAGCTCATTGTTTAGCAGTGAAGGCTGGTGTTCTTGCTCATTTACCTAGTGCAACTTCTCTGCTAGTTAAGTATTCAAGAGGTGGGTGTGTTGGGTATTCGATGACCCTTTTCGATGAAATTATGGACAAGGATGTGGTTGTTTGGAATGCAATGCTTACAG GTGCTGTTGAGAATCATTTTTATGTCGATTCGATGAAATTGTTTGTGCAGATGATTGAGAATAATGAGTTTGATTCCGCAACTCTTGTGATTGTTGTTTCAGTGTTATGTAGAAGTAATAAGTTAAGTCAGGGTCGAGAAGTTCATGGTTTGAGTGTTAAGGCAGGGATGATGTTGGATACTTACTATTGTAATGCTCTTATTAACATGTATGCAAAATGTGGTGACTTGAGATCTTCCGAATCTCTCTTTGCAAATTTGGAATGCAGAGACGTTGTTTCTTGGAATTCAATGATTAGTGGTTGTCTTAATAATGATGAACCTGTGTGGTCTCTGTTGTATTTCAAGAAGATGTCTTGTAGTGGTGTACTTGCGGATAATGTGAGTCTTTCAAGTGCAGTTGCAGCGTGTACTCGTTTGGAAGAATGGGATGCTGGGCTTGTTTTTCACGGACTAGGAGTCAAATTGGGGTTTGATGGAAGTGCGCACATTTCTGTTTCCAATTCCCTTATTCCATTTTACTCAGGGTGCGGAGAGATTAATGCTGCTTGCAATGTGTTCAGAAGATTGATATGTAAGGATGTGGTTACATGGAATGCAATGATCGACGGGTTTGCTTCAAATGGACTGATTCTTGAAGCGTTTGATTGTCTCTCTGAAATGCAGGTAACTGGACATGTTCGTCCTGATACAGTGACTATACTTACTATACTTCCCCTTTGTGCAGAGCTAAATTTATCAAAGGAAG AGTGA
- the LOC108216148 gene encoding pentatricopeptide repeat-containing protein At4g19220, mitochondrial-like isoform X1, protein MVQFREKLLKLNKTLFYTTRNKNFKHNRTFQFYSLINWRKQQHTYSLPPIGPTLSLANVFCVSLHSLACISNAHHVFDGMPDRRKLFEIRNYYDVLDFIKFSTTKLDVVAALAAHCLAVKAGVLAHLPSATSLLVKYSRGGCVGYSMTLFDEIMDKDVVVWNAMLTGAVENHFYVDSMKLFVQMIENNEFDSATLVIVVSVLCRSNKLSQGREVHGLSVKAGMMLDTYYCNALINMYAKCGDLRSSESLFANLECRDVVSWNSMISGCLNNDEPVWSLLYFKKMSCSGVLADNVSLSSAVAACTRLEEWDAGLVFHGLGVKLGFDGSAHISVSNSLIPFYSGCGEINAACNVFRRLICKDVVTWNAMIDGFASNGLILEAFDCLSEMQVTGHVRPDTVTILTILPLCAELNLSKEGKAIHGFTLKRALKLELSIMNSLIDMYMKCNRVKEAEQVFRAMPETDLVTWNTMISGYSQSGRSGEAQALFKDLLHWCSRCSLSTMLGVALSCNSPASLNFGRLLHGWQIKLGFVNHMLVVSSLMLMYINCGDLIACFILVWRYYAIMDTACWNAVIVGCT, encoded by the exons ATGGTTCAATTTCGAGAAAAATTACTTAAACTTAATAAAACACTGTTTTATACAACTAGgaacaaaaatttcaaacaTAACCGTACCTTTCAATTTTACTCATTAATCAACTGGAGAAAGCAGCAGCATACATATTCATTACCACCCATCGGACCCACTTTGTCCTTAGCAAATGTGTTCTGTGTTTCTCTGCATTCACTTGCTTGCATATCCAATGCCCACCATGTGTTTGATGGAATGCCTGACAGAAGAAAACTTTTCGAAATTAGAAATTATTATGATGTTCTTGATTTCATTAAGTTTTCGACTACGAAGCTAGATGTTGTAGCTGCATTGGCAGCTCATTGTTTAGCAGTGAAGGCTGGTGTTCTTGCTCATTTACCTAGTGCAACTTCTCTGCTAGTTAAGTATTCAAGAGGTGGGTGTGTTGGGTATTCGATGACCCTTTTCGATGAAATTATGGACAAGGATGTGGTTGTTTGGAATGCAATGCTTACAG GTGCTGTTGAGAATCATTTTTATGTCGATTCGATGAAATTGTTTGTGCAGATGATTGAGAATAATGAGTTTGATTCCGCAACTCTTGTGATTGTTGTTTCAGTGTTATGTAGAAGTAATAAGTTAAGTCAGGGTCGAGAAGTTCATGGTTTGAGTGTTAAGGCAGGGATGATGTTGGATACTTACTATTGTAATGCTCTTATTAACATGTATGCAAAATGTGGTGACTTGAGATCTTCCGAATCTCTCTTTGCAAATTTGGAATGCAGAGACGTTGTTTCTTGGAATTCAATGATTAGTGGTTGTCTTAATAATGATGAACCTGTGTGGTCTCTGTTGTATTTCAAGAAGATGTCTTGTAGTGGTGTACTTGCGGATAATGTGAGTCTTTCAAGTGCAGTTGCAGCGTGTACTCGTTTGGAAGAATGGGATGCTGGGCTTGTTTTTCACGGACTAGGAGTCAAATTGGGGTTTGATGGAAGTGCGCACATTTCTGTTTCCAATTCCCTTATTCCATTTTACTCAGGGTGCGGAGAGATTAATGCTGCTTGCAATGTGTTCAGAAGATTGATATGTAAGGATGTGGTTACATGGAATGCAATGATCGACGGGTTTGCTTCAAATGGACTGATTCTTGAAGCGTTTGATTGTCTCTCTGAAATGCAGGTAACTGGACATGTTCGTCCTGATACAGTGACTATACTTACTATACTTCCCCTTTGTGCAGAGCTAAATTTATCAAAGGAAGGTAAAGCTATTCATGGATTTACTTTAAAGAGAGCACTTAAATTGGAATTGTCCATTATGAACAGCTTAATAGATATGTACATGAAATGCAACAGAGTGAAGGAAGCTGAACAAGTTTTTCGAGCTATGCCAGAAACAGATCTGGTCACATGGAATACAATGATATCCGGGTATTCCCAAAGTGGGCGTTCTGGAGAAGCCCAGGCCTTATTTAAAGATCTGCTGCATTGGTGTTCTAGATGCAGCTTGTCGACTATGTTGGGAGTAGCTCTGTCATGCAATTCACCTGCATCACTCAATTTCGGTAGGTTGCTCCATGGCTGGCAGATAAAACTGGGTTTTGTAAACCATATGCTTGTAGTTAGTTCCCTCATGCTCATGTATATAAACTGTGGAGACTTGATAGCGTGTTTCATCTTGGTGTGGCGATATTATGCTATTATGGATACAGCTTGCTGGAATGCTGTCATTGTAGGTTGCACATAG
- the LOC108201942 gene encoding abscisic acid 8'-hydroxylase CYP707A2, which produces MDSIFTTIFCILFPIILSTILLKTLLKFLPSGYRKLPLPPGTMGWPYIGETFQLYSQNPNVFFASKVKKFGSIFKTHILGCPCVMISSPAAAKLVLVTKSELFKPTFPASKERMLGKQAIFFHDGAYHAKLRKLVLRAFMPESVKNVIPDIESLAIESLKSWDGGLINTFQEMKTYTFNVALLSIFGKDGIHYREDLKKCYYNLEKGYNSMPINLPGTLFHKAMKARQELAKIIANIIAFRREMKHTYTDLLGSFMGDKEGLTDEQIADNMIGVIFAARDTTASALTWIVKYLAENPSVLQAVTEEQEAIVRSKKESGEESDLSWADTKKMPLTSRVIQETLRVSSILSFTFREAVQDVEFEGYSIPKGWKVLPLFRHIHHSPENYSEPEKFDPSRFEVSPKPNTFMPFGNGTHSCPGNELAKMEILVLVHHMATKYRWCMMGPQTGIQYAPFALPQNGLPIRLSHK; this is translated from the exons ATGGACTCCATTTTCACCACTATCTTTTGCATACTCTTCCCcatcattctctcaacaatccTTCTCAAAACCCTCCTCAAGTTCCTCCCTTCCGGGTATCGAAAACTCCCCCTCCCTCCGGGCACCATGGGATGGCCTTATATTGGAGAAACCTTCCAACTCTACTCCCAAAACCCAAATGTCTTCTTTGCCTCCAAAGTCAAGAA atttGGTTCAATATTCAAGACACACATACTAGGATGTCCTTGTGTGATGATTTCAAGCCCTGCAGCTGCGAAGCTTGTGCTGGTTACAAAATCGGAGCTTTTTAAACCAACATTTCCGGCCAGCAAAGAAAGGATGCTAGGCAAACAGGCTATTTTCTTTCATGATGGAGCTTACCATGCGAAGCTGAGGAAGCTTGTTCTTCGCGCTTTCATGCCCGAATCAGTCAAGAATGTCATACCCGATATTGAATCGTTGGCAATCGAATCTCTTAAGTCTTGGGACGGTGGCCTAATCAACACTTTTCAAGAAATGAAAACA TACACGTTCAACGTGGCATTACTTTCGATCTTCGGAAAAGATGGAATTCACTACAGAGAGGACCTGAAGAAGTGTTACTACAATCTCGAAAAGGGCTACAATTCCATGCCAATTAATCTTCCGGGAACACTCTTCCACAAAGCAATGAAAGCGCGACAAGAACTAGCCAAAATCATCGCGAATATAATCGCATTCAGAAGAGAAATGAAGCACACCTACACTGATCTACTAGGATCTTTCATGGGTGACAAAGAAGGCCTCACCGatgaacaaattgcagataacATGATCGGTGTTATTTTCGCGGCCCGGGACACAACAGCCAGTGCTTTAACTTGGATTGTCAAGTACTTAGCCGAAAATCCTAGCGTACTTCAAGCTGTCACA GAAGAACAAGAAGCAATAGTGAGGTCGAAAAAGGAATCCGGTGAAGAGAGTGATCTTTCTTGGGCAGACACTAAGAAAATGCCCTTAACCTCAAGAGTGATTCAAGAGACACTCAGAGTTTCCTCAATCCTATCTTTTACATTCCGAGAAGCTGTTCAAGATGTCGAGTTTGAAG GATATTCAATTCCAAAAGGATGGAAAGTATTGCCACTGTTTAGACATATTCACCACAGCCCGGAGAATTATTCAGAGCCTGAAAAATTTGATCCTTCAAGATTCGag GTTTCCCCAAAACCCAACACATTTATGCCATTTGGCAATGGGACCCACTCCTGTCCGGGAAATGAGCTAGCTAAGATGGAGATTTTGGTACTTGTACATCACATGGCCACAAAATATAG GTGGTGTATGATGGGCCCACAAACAGGAATTCAATATGCTCCATTTGCTCTTCCCCAGAATGGTCTGCCCATCAGACTCTCCCACAAGTAG